In Cryptomeria japonica chromosome 10, Sugi_1.0, whole genome shotgun sequence, a genomic segment contains:
- the LOC131029988 gene encoding myb-related protein 306 — translation MGRSPCCDKVGVKKGPWTPEEDIVLVSYIQQHGPGNWRMVPAHTGLMRCSKSCRLRWTNYLRPGIRRGNFTSHEDKIIVHLQALLGNRWAAIASYLPQRTDNDIKNYWNTHLKKRIKKLQSPVGNEITRVNNVNSHSSASKGQWESKLQTDIHRAKQALFEALNCDSSSDLQGNENALNPADPIFRQRNLNPSSPYASSIENFSKLLEGWKRSSDSPNDIKLPNSTSATSSCSESQSPQYSTLPISSDTQMEGLNNGSLAWTSPFSFYRGYEDHKASSDHFHLSCQPDNFHNSIDNGLPFSVLEEWLMEETNQDQLSHANQIVQELGCI, via the exons ATGGGGAGGTCTCCTTGCTGTGAtaaagttggggtcaagaaggggCCATGGACTCCAGAAGAGGATATTGTTCTTGTGTCCTATATTCAGCAGCATGGGCCTGGGAATTGGAGAATGGTTCCTGCACATACTG GTTTGATGCGATGTAGCAAGAGTTGCAGATTGAGATGGACAAACTACTTGAGGCCAGGGATCAGGCGTGGTAACTTCACTTCACATGAAGATAAGATTATTGTTCATCTTCAGGCTCTATTGGGTAACAG ATGGGCAGCCATAGCCTCTTATCTTCCTCAGAGGACTGACAATGACATTAAGAATTACTGGAACACCCACCTGAAGAAAAGGATTAAAAAACTGCAGTCACCAGTTGGCAATGAAATCACTCGTGTGAATAATGTGAACTCACACAGTTCAGCTTCCAAAGGTCAATGGGAATCAAAGCTTCAGACTGATATACACCGTGCAAAGCAAGCACTTTTTGAGGCATTGAATTGTGACTCATCTTCTGATTTGCAGGGCAATGAAAATGCTCTAAATCCTGCAGACCCAATCTTCAGGCAGAGAAATCTGAATCCTTCATCACCATATGCATCCAGCATTGAGAATTTTTCAAAGCTCCTGGAAGGATGGAAGAGATCTTCAGATAGTCCCAATGACATAAAACTACCCAATTCAACTAGTGCCACTTCTAGTTGCAGTGAAAGCCAAAGTCCTCAATATTCCACACTACCCATATCTTCTGATACCCAAATGGAAGGCTTAAACAATGGGAGCCTTGCATGGACATCACCATTTAGTTTTTATCGGGGATATGAGGATCACAAAGCTTCTTCTGACCATTTTCATCTCAGCTGCCAACCTGACAACTTTCATAACAGTATTGACAATGGCCTTCCTTTCTCCGTACTAGAGGAATGGCTGATGGAAGAGACCAATCAGGACCAGCTCAGCCATGCGAATCAGATTGTGCAAGAATTGGGTTGCATTTAA